The proteins below are encoded in one region of Deinococcus detaillensis:
- a CDS encoding lipocalin family protein, which produces MKRLLWLAPMVLTACVPRAAAFDPAKMPDPAALGPNNAATEWWYVSGYLPDTKQAFHWAQFKVNYKGIPYFASHLAMTDLTTDKVTFLEQGQQDAKFSFPPLKASQGDWTLTQSANAPAAPFKLDAGPLQLTLTPQKGPVVHPPGYSGTPETGQLYYQSVTRLAVSGTIEGQPASGTAWFDHQWGDQQPGRDSLWDWFGVHLSDGSDLMLYRVKKLDGTVVQLAGSEVGPDGVARAVGNVTMTPQRTWVSPSGRSYTLDWKVSSDRGDLTLSAVNDSQELLSKTTSIAYWEGPITGGGTWGGAAVKVEGMGEFVGGVLTKAEGGLFGSKE; this is translated from the coding sequence ATGAAACGCTTGCTTTGGCTGGCCCCGATGGTTCTGACCGCCTGCGTGCCCCGCGCCGCCGCTTTTGATCCGGCCAAGATGCCTGATCCCGCCGCCTTGGGGCCGAACAACGCAGCTACCGAGTGGTGGTATGTCTCCGGCTACCTGCCCGACACCAAGCAGGCTTTTCACTGGGCGCAGTTCAAGGTCAATTACAAAGGCATTCCCTATTTCGCTTCGCATCTGGCCATGACCGATTTGACCACTGACAAAGTCACCTTTCTGGAACAGGGCCAGCAAGACGCCAAGTTCTCGTTCCCGCCGCTGAAAGCCAGTCAGGGCGACTGGACATTGACTCAAAGTGCCAACGCGCCCGCCGCGCCTTTCAAGCTGGACGCTGGGCCGCTCCAACTCACCTTGACGCCGCAAAAAGGGCCGGTGGTGCATCCGCCCGGCTACTCCGGCACGCCCGAAACGGGCCAGCTGTATTACCAGAGCGTGACCCGCCTTGCCGTCAGCGGCACGATTGAGGGTCAGCCCGCCAGCGGCACAGCTTGGTTCGACCACCAATGGGGCGACCAGCAACCGGGCCGCGACTCGCTGTGGGACTGGTTCGGCGTGCACCTCTCGGACGGCTCGGATTTGATGCTCTACCGCGTCAAGAAGCTGGACGGCACCGTCGTGCAACTGGCCGGTTCGGAAGTCGGCCCGGACGGGGTGGCCCGCGCCGTCGGCAACGTCACCATGACGCCGCAGCGAACGTGGGTTTCACCGTCTGGGCGCAGCTACACACTCGATTGGAAAGTCAGTTCAGACCGGGGCGACTTGACGCTGAGCGCCGTCAACGACAGTCAGGAGTTGCTCTCCAAGACGACGTCAATCGCTTACTGGGAAGGACCGATCACCGGCGGCGGCACCTGGGGCGGGGCCGCCGTCAAGGTCGAAGGCATGGGCGAATTTGTCGGCGGCGTGCTGACCAAAGCCGAGGGCGGACTGTTCGGATCAAAGGAATAA
- a CDS encoding arsenate reductase/protein-tyrosine-phosphatase family protein codes for MDRPLRVVFVCTQNKLRSPTAEAVFRDVPEWQVVSAGTDKRAETPLTRDLLEWADVAVCMQKQHRDWIRSKLKGALPDDRILILGIPDDYEFMDADLVLLLNKLVPSRLEKVKPKEDQA; via the coding sequence TTGGATCGTCCTTTGCGCGTGGTCTTTGTCTGTACCCAAAACAAGCTCCGCAGCCCCACCGCCGAAGCGGTCTTCCGTGACGTGCCGGAGTGGCAAGTCGTTTCGGCAGGCACCGACAAACGCGCCGAAACTCCGCTGACCCGCGACCTGCTGGAATGGGCCGACGTGGCCGTTTGTATGCAAAAGCAGCACCGCGACTGGATTCGCTCCAAATTGAAGGGCGCGTTGCCCGATGACCGAATCCTCATACTGGGCATACCCGACGATTACGAGTTCATGGACGCTGATCTGGTGTTGCTGCTCAACAAGCTGGTGCCGAGTCGGTTGGAAAAAGTGAAGCCAAAAGAGGACCAAGCGTAG